One window of the Thunnus albacares chromosome 3, fThuAlb1.1, whole genome shotgun sequence genome contains the following:
- the krt98 gene encoding keratin 98 — MSFSTRSYGQKTMSVYGGAGGRGTRISSSQMSYAPPSGGFNLSDGLDLHVGANEKATMQNLNDRLASYLEKVRTLEKENDRLDKQIRDWYQSKTVICHDYTSYFAIIDDLKDKIRIASRLNAKTVLDIDNAKLAADDFKMKYENELAMRMAVEADIAGLKRVLDEMNLARMDLESQYENLKDELIVLKRNHEEEMALLRSQMGGQVNVAVDASPSMDLNKTMTDIREHYEGAIAKNRKDLELWYQNKIAAVEQDVITNTETLVTTRTEIKDLKSTLQRLEIELQSHLSMKASLEGTLAETQARYAAQLASLQNMVTSLEAQLSQLHANIASNKQEYDMLLDLKTRLELEIAEYRRLLDGEDDSSKQVVTKVITVVETVVDGRVVESSKTVDVDVDQVE; from the exons ATGTCGTTCAGCACTAGATCCTATGGCCAGAAGACCATGAGTGTCTACGGTGGAGCAGGTGGTCGTGGGACCCGCATCTCCTCTTCCCAGATGAGCTATGCACCACCCTCCGGCGGCTTCAACCTTTCTGACGGCCTGGACCTCCATGTCGGGGCCAACGAGAAGGCCACCATGCAGAACCTGAACGACCGTCTGGCCTCCTACCTGGAGAAGGTCCGCACCCTGGAGAAGGAAAACGACCGCCTGGATAAGCAGATCAGAGATTGGTACCAGAGCAAAACTGTCATCTGCCACGACTACACCAGCTACTTCGCCATCATCGATGACCTGAAGGACAAG attCGTATTGCCTCTAGACTCAATGCCAAGACAGTCCTGGACATCGACAATGCAAAACTGGCTGCCGATGACTTCAAAATGAA GTATGAGAACGAGCTGGCCATGAGGATGGCTGTGGAGGCAGACATTGCAGGACTGAAGAGGGTGCTGGATGAGATGAATCTGGCCAGGATGGATCTGGAGAGTCAGTATGAGAACCTGAAGGACGAGCTCATCGTGCTCAAGAGGAACCACGAAGAG GAGATGGCTCTGCTGAGGAGTCAGATGGGCGGCCAGGTCAACGTGGCTGTGGACGCTTCTCCCTCTATGGATCTGAACAAGACTATGACAGACATCAGGGAACACTACGAGGGTGCCATCGCCAAGAACCGCAAAGATCTCGAGTTGTGGTACCAGAACAAG ATCGCAGCGGTGGAGCAGGACGTgatcacaaacacagagactCTGGTGACAACCCGCACAGAGATTAAAGACCTGAAGAGCACCCTCCAGAGGCTTGAGATTGAACTGCAGTCCCATCTGAGCATG AAAGCATCTCTGGAGGGCACCCTGGCAGAGACTCAGGCCCGCTACGCTGCACAGCTGGCAAGCCTTCAAAACATGGTCACAAGCCTGGAGGCCCAGCTGTCCCAGCTCCACGCCAACATCGCCAGCAACAAGCAAGAGTACGACATGCTGCTGGACCTCAAGACCCGCCTGGAGCTGGAGATCGCAGAGTACAGACGGTTGTTGGATGGGGAGgatgacag TTCAAAACAAG tgGTCACCAAGGTCATCACAGTGGTGGAGACAGTTGTGGATGGAAGGGTGGTCGAAAGTAGCAAGACTGTTGATGTGGATGTGGATCAGGTTGAGTGA
- the krt94 gene encoding keratin 94, whose translation MSYSYSVHTGPAMITRQSRSYTSSAAPKAHSVSGYSLRGGPRISSTTMRTVSSGYGGGYGSGGFDLSNALDQSNVHLNEKATMQNLNDRLASYLEKVRSLEAANTKLEKQIREYYEQKGPAAERDYSNYWAIINDLKDKIAAATIGNANILLQIDNSKLAADDFKTKFEHELMMRQSVEADIANLRRLLDQTTLTKADLEMQIEGLQDELAYLKKNHAEELAALRSQLTGTVNVEVDAAPQQDLNKVLEEIRAQYEAINDKHRRDQESWFNEKSATLSKEVAISTESIQTSKTEMGDLRRTLQGLEIELQSQLSMKGALENTLAETDARYSAMLAGFQNTINMLEADLANVRSSIEQQGHEYRMLLDIKTRLEQEIATYRSLLETEESRPISSGGSKTTVTTTTVKTSS comes from the exons ATGTCGTACAGCTACAGCGTGCACACTGGCCCTGCCATGATCACCAGACAGAGCCGCAGCTACACATCAAGCGCTGCCCCCAAGGCTCACAGCGTGTCAGGATACAGCCTCAGGGGAGGCCCTCGCATCTCCTCTACCACCATGCGCACCGTCTCCTCTGGGTATGGTGGTGGCTATGGGTCTGGTGGATTCGACCTGTCCAACGCCCTGGACCAGTCCAACGTGCACCTGAATGAGAAGGCCACCATGCAGAACCTGAACGACCGTCTGGCCTCCTACCTGGAGAAGGTTCGCTCTCTGGAGGCTGCCAATACCAAGCTGGAGAAGCAGATCAGAGAGTACTACGAGCAGAAGGGCCCTGCAGCAGAGAGGGACTACAGCAACTACTGGGCCATTATCAACGACCTTAAGGACAAG ATCGCCGCTGCCACCATCGGCAATGCCAACATCCTCCTCCAGATTGACAACTCCAAACTGGCTGCTGATGACTTCAAAACCAA ATTCGAACATGAGCTGATGATGCGCCAGTCAGTCGAGGCTGACATCGCCAACCTGCGTCGCCTGCTGGATCAGACCACTCTGACCAAGGCTGACCTGGAGATGCAGATCGAAGGCCTGCAGGATGAGCTGGCCTACCTCAAGAAGAACCATGCAGAG GAGCTGGCAGCACTGCGTTCTCAGCTCACTGGCACAGTCAACGTGGAGGTTGATGCTGCACCCCAGCAGGACCTCAACAAAGTCCTGGAGGAGATCCGCGCCCAGTATGAAGCCATCAATGACAAACATCGTCGCGACCAGGAGTCTTGGTTTAATGAGAAG TCGGCAACGTTGTCCAAGGAAGTGGCTATCAGCACAGAGTCAATCCAGACATCCAAGACAGAGATGGGTGACCTCCGGCGCACACTGCAGGGCCTGGAGATTGAGCTGCAGTCTCAGCTCAGCAtg AAAGGCGCTCTGGAGAACACGTTGGCAGAGACAGATGCTCGTTACAGCGCCATGCTCGCCGGTTTCCAGAACACGATCAACATGCTTGAAGCAGATCTAGCAAACGTGCGCTCCAGCATTGAGCAGCAGGGCCATGAATACAGGATGCTGCTGGACATCAAGACCAGACTGGAGCAGGAGATCGCCACCTACAGGAGCCTGCTGGAAACAGAGGAGTCCAG GCCCATCAGCTCAG ggGGCTCTAAGACCACAGTCACAACCACCACTGTGAAAACTTCCAGCTAG
- the LOC122979015 gene encoding stromal membrane-associated protein 1-like — MTTRSEREKAQKLNEQHQAILSKMLREEDNKYCADCEAKGPRWASWNLGVFICIRCAGIHRNLGVHISRVKSVNLDQWTSDQIQSIQDMGNTKARQLYEANLPENFRRPQTDQAVEFFIRDKYEKKKYYSKNVTNGSSPKDSKKEREPDRGSKVSSYTKSEESRPAPKISPAKTSEPAVNLLGLDAPAAASTNNGSTSTSQNNNDLDIFGPMVSNPLPASTSTAQFSQVSSSNAASTPTQAPAAGGAASSGSGQGDLDLFSDSSSTTKTEDNAKKPLSKDSILSLYGTNSMSQQAPAAGMFMGPSQMQFPVQAPAGYQAFPGMGTAMPPTTVMGAMMAQSGAAMMGPSPGMMVGMTMPNGFMGNAPAAGVMGMAPRMMGPQGGAMPAGMVPAQGMYAIQPGQQAQWNMGQVNQQMSGLALNGAGGQMAFGQPPSAMGGWAASGSGQTLSTQLWK; from the exons ATGACGACCCGCTCGGAGAGAGAGAAGGCCCAGAAACTCAACGAGCAGCACCAGGCCATCCTGTCCAAAATGCTGAGGGAGGAAGACAACAAGTACTGCGCCGACTGCGAGGCGAAAG gTCCAAGATGGGCATCCTGGAATCTGGGAGTATTTATCTGCATCCGGTGTGCTGGCATCCACAGGAACCTGGGTGTACACATATCCAGGGTCAAATCAGTCAACCTGGACCAATGGACCTCAGATCAAATCCAG AGTATACAGGACATGGGTAACACCAAGGCCAGGCAGCTTTATGAGGCCAACCTTCCAGAAAACTTCAGAAGACCTCAAACAGACCA AGCAGTGGAATTCTTCATCAGGGATAAAtatgagaagaagaaatactACAGCAAGAATGTGACCAATGGGAGCAGT ccaAAAGATAGTAAGAAAGAGAGGGAGCCTGACAGAGGGAGCAAGGTGTCATCCTACACCAAA AGTGAAGAGTCCAGGCCAGCCCCCAAAATCAGCCCCGCTAAGACTTCAGAACCCGCTGTGAACCTACTAGGCCTTG ACGCACCGGCAGCTGCATCAACTAACAACGGTAGCACGAGCACAAGCCAGAACAACAATGACCTGGATATATTTGGCCCCATGGTATCCAACCCCCTCCCCGCATCCACATCAACAGCTCAATTTTCTCAG GTGAGCTCCAGTAACGCAGCCAGCACCCCAACACAAGCTCCAGCAGCAGGAGGTGCAGCCAGCTCAGGGTCAGGACAGGGAGACCTCGATTTGTTCAGTGACAGCAGTAGCACCACTAAGACGGAGGACAATGCCAAGAAGCCGCTGTCCAAGGACTCCATCCTGTCCCTGTATGGAACTAACAGCATGTCCCAGCAGGCTCCTGCCG CTGGCATGTTCATGGGCCCCTCTCAGATGCAGTTTCCTGTCCAGGCCCCTGCTGGTTATCAGGCCTTCCCTGGCATGGGCACAGCCATGCCGCCTACAACTGTCATGGGCGCTATGATGGCTCAGAGCGGGGCAGCCATGATGGGGCCTAGTCCAGGCATGATGGTTGGGATGACAATGCCTAATGGCTTCATGGGGAATGCGCCCGCCGCTGGTGTGATGGGCATGGCCCCCAGAATGATGGGACCACAGGGTGGTGCAATGCCTGCAGGCATGGTGCCTGCTCAGGGCATGTACGCCATCCAGCCTGGGCAGCAAGCTCAGTGGAACATGGGTCAG GTGAACCAGCAGATGTCAGGGTTGGCTCTGAACGGTGCGGGCGGTCAGATGGCCTTCGGTCAGCCTCCGTCAGCTATGGGTGGTTGGGCTGCCTCTGGATCTGGCCAGACTCTGAGCACTCAGTTATGGAAGTGA
- the cenpk gene encoding centromere protein K: MAEVKASDQAVAELSEAAQTELMNLCEEQFVQLEKLQNEIILSEPDFCENPQEQSVNRLIATEAELKQWLTVEPKLLAANSEVLLQAGNEEMLKLCSELEMVVSCYEAKRAKLRETKELEQKWLEEKKQVLAAVNDHLERLQMEKENLSEQTILQDTKVKIQKMKVYQERLMECLADILEKHIPVPKNDFSANKKKKNAPQELNEDLISLHEILELLMNKALETPHDPYVTIDSTFWPPYIEMLLRYCIAVRHQEDNFKIRLEDFC, encoded by the exons ATG GCTGAGGTGAAGGCGAGTGACCAGGCAGTAGCAGAGTTGTCAGAGGCTGCTCAGACCGAGCTGATGAACCTGTGTGAGGAGCAGTTTGTTCAGCTGGAAAAG cttCAGAATGAGATTATACTGAGTGAACCAGATTTCTGTGAGAATCCACAAGAACAG TCAGTAAACAGGCTGATAGcaacagaagctgaactgaagcagTGGCTGACAGTGGAGCCTAAAT TGCTGGCGGCAAATTCTGAAGTTTTACTTCAAGCTGGGAACGAGGAG ATGCTCAAGCTGTGCTCTGAACTTGAGATGGTTGTTTCTTGCTATGAAGCCAAGAGAGCCAAACTGAGAGAAACTAAAGAACT TGAACAGAAGTGGCTAGAGGAGAAGAAACAGGTGCTGGCAGCTGTCAATGACCACCTGGAACGACTTCAAATGGAAAAGGAGAATTTATCAGAGCAAAC TATATTACAGGACACCAAGGTGAAAATCCAGAAAATGAAGGTCTACCAGGAGAGGCTGATGGAGTGTCTGGCAGACATCCTGGAGAAACACATTCCTGTTCCTAAGAATGATTTCAGTgcaaacaagaagaagaag AACGCTCCCCAGGAGTTGAATGAAGACTTGATTTCACTCCATGAAATTCTGGAG CTGCTGATGAACAAGGCCCTGGAAACACCACATGACCCCTACGTGACAATAGACTCCACCTTCTGGCCACCGTACATAGAGATGCTGCTCCGCTACTGTATTGCAGTGAGGCACCAAGAGGATAACTTCAAGATCCGCCTGGAAGACTTTTGCTGA